The following are encoded together in the Pelodiscus sinensis isolate JC-2024 unplaced genomic scaffold, ASM4963464v1 ctg42, whole genome shotgun sequence genome:
- the LOC142826315 gene encoding uncharacterized protein LOC142826315 yields the protein MDLLPLNPPAPFLQSPGEPPIAFTAWIHMFETYLLAISATEISEVRKHALLIHCLGAEGQHIFYTLPLADDKYETALTALKNFFVPKVNVVANCYRFHQREQKPGETIMQYVASLRSLIVTCDFGNMADEMIRDQLIEKTTMLRVRERLLLEPQLPLEKAITIATQIESAIAEAKIMSMDTGGPVQAVTPLQKSPRLLQTDNHKGKTNEKPQNQQMESTAKACFRYGSPQHLASYTRCPAKEAQCNHCKKIGHFAKICHSSQSSQQVHAVTIPDVTVLSVDKVTTAHIPEQIRCTVNVSAIFSGKSHPIQLMLDTGSAVSILPDSIYLHYFKDVPLTEPKLHLVCYLKNQIPVRGCLPASNSDFW from the coding sequence atggatcttctgcctctgaacccacctgcaccctttctgcaaagcccaggtgagcctccaattgcttttactgcctggatccatatgtttgagacttatctgcttgcaatcagtgctacagagatttctgaagtaagaaagcatgctctgctaatccactgccttggagcagaagggcagcatATATTTTACACTCttccccttgcagatgataaatatgagactgcactcactgcattaaagaacttttttgtgccaaaagtgaatgtagtagCTAATTGCTACAGATTTCACCAGCgtgagcagaaaccaggggagactataatgcagtatgttgcttctctgaggagtctgattgtaacgtgtgactttgggaatatggcagatgagatgattagagaccagctcattgagaaaacaaccatgcttcgtgtaagagaacgcttgcttctagaaccacaacttccactggaaaaagcaataaccattgctacccagattgagtcagctatagcagaagccaaaataatgagcatggatacaggaggcccagtccaggctgtgactcctttgcagaaaagtccaCGATTGCTGCAGACAGACAATCACAAGgggaaaactaatgaaaaaccacagaatcagcaaatggaaagcacagcaaaagcatgctttCGCTATGGATCCCCACAACACCTCGCAAGCTACACAAGATGTCCTGCAAAAGAAGCCCAgtgcaatcactgcaaaaagattgggcattttgctaagatatgccacagtagccagtccagtcaacaggtgcatgcagttacaataccagatgttactgtgctgagtgtggacaaagtcactactgcacatattccagaacagataaggtgcactgtaaatgtttctgccATATtttcaggcaaatcacatcctattcagctaatgttggacactggttcagcagtatctatactacctgattccatctatctgcattactttaaagatgtgcctctgactgaacccaaacttcacttggtgtgctatttgaaaaaccaaattccagtacgtggctgcctgccagccagcaacagtgacttttggtga